From one Rosa rugosa chromosome 4, drRosRugo1.1, whole genome shotgun sequence genomic stretch:
- the LOC133744318 gene encoding SART-1 family protein DOT2 translates to MESSQSRSQKSCKYRTRMNNSQLEENDCCDDGLVFSDDIDYHEERTRKLNILKKKEETVSGVKSIALHAATAIPSGESSSPKVVLSYMDTFVCGLQLDHHDEYSHNHKPQFLKQEADCEKLEAKDDADESELNEDGNRVVIKDEKKFPADGTIREAAIGKGLSGALNLLRDRRTLTEEEEGKKKRKLETISRHHVAKPKRLHDYQEKDIRIERTDEFGGSLTEKEAYKRFCHTFHGKKSGARKQEKRIKKCQSEQKLEKDTPSLFAERMKETQARLQTPYIVLRGK, encoded by the coding sequence ATGGAAAGCTCACAATCAAGGTCTCAAAAATCATGCAAGTACCGCACTAGGATGAACAATAGCCAATTAGAAGAGAACGATTGTTGTGATGATGGTCTCGTCTTTTCTGATGATATTGATTATCATGAGGAGAGAACAAGGAAACTCAATATTcttaaaaagaaagaagagaccGTGAGCGGTGTAAAGTCAATCGCACTCCATGCCGCCACCGCAATCCCCTCCGGCGAGTCATCTTCCCCCAAGGTTGTCTTATCATACATGGACACCTTTGTCTGCGGCCTCCAGCTTGATCATCATGATGAATATTCTCACAACCATAAGCCTCAGTTTCTAAAGCAAGAAGCTGATTGTGAGAAATTAGAAGCAAAAGACGATGCTGATGAATCAGAATTAAATGAAGATGGAAATCGAGTGGTAATCAAGGATGAGAAAAAATTTCCGGCTGATGGAACTATACGTGAAGCTGCGATTGGAAAAGGGTTATCTGGTGCCCTAAATTTGCTCAGAGATCGAAGAACCCTAACAGAAGAAGAGGAGggcaagaaaaagagaaagctCGAGACGATAAGTCGTCATCATGTAGCTAAACCTAAAAGGTTACATGATTATCAGGAAAAGGATATCCGAATTGAGAGAACCGATGAGTTTGGGGGAAGCTTGACAGAGAAGGAAGCTTATAAGAGATTTTGTCATACCTTTCATGGGAAAAAATCTGGGGCAAGGAAGCAAGAAAAGCGCATAAAAAAATGCCAGAGCGAACAGAAACTGGAGAAGGATACACCATCACTCTTTGCGGAGAGGATGAAGGAGACTCAAGCTCGACTCCAGACACCCTATATTGTCCTCAGAGGAAAATAA
- the LOC133745195 gene encoding uncharacterized protein LOC133745195 isoform X1 — MGWLVFLKLSAKFFTVLSWPSFSLVYALYASIQAVQSDSHSRNQRCLAYWVLFALYKISESTLAKLFYWLPLSPYTKGVITVLLVLPYFHGASYLYGHFIRSYIAEYSFIWKWNFLSIPRVEGIFSREDSHLDVVDKSVIRVEPQESARPVLFQVCSLEIINCEGVMEKGPPTFMTSCTEKEMDKGLPASNSETTVRESALPSSPKKIQREWSCALCLINATSENCLKMHFQGKKHVLKLEELRVRQGPNGGFKSPLKLKRTNGRVLLDNLNQIARANLEKWSGILRPIRLCRWKKPQVGWTKLNTDGSVDPGNAGFGGLLRNYKGEPICAFVSKALVDDVFLVELWAIWRGLVLASSLGIKVIWVESDSMSVVKSINRDQPYSMKASSCLKHIWELLKKFDKHCVSHSWRETNRAADHLSKMVLSDSDVVFWPGDFPDSLNKIIKEDADGRIYRRG; from the exons ATGGGTTGGCTAGTTTTTCTTAAGCTCTCAGCAAAGTTTTTCACTGTTCTTTCCTG GCCTTCGTTTAGTTTGGTTTATGCCCT GTATGCTTCCATTCAGGCAGTTCAGAGTGACTCTCACTCCAGAAATCAGCGATGTCTTGCTTACTGGGTTTTGTTTGCTTTATACAAAATCTCAGAGTCAACGCTTGCAAAGCTTTTCTATTG GCTTCCACTATCGCCTTATACAAAGGGTGTCATTACGGTCCTTCTGGTGTTACCCTACTTCCATGGTGCTTCTTATCTGTATGGGCATTTTATTAGGTCCTATATTGCTGAGTATTCATTTATCTGGAAATGGAACTTCTTGTCCATACCAAGGGTAGAAGGTATCTTTTCGAGGGAGGACAGCCATCTTGATGTGGTTGATAAAAGTGTTATCAGGGTTGAACCACAAGAATCAGCGAGACCTGTCCTATTTCAG GTGTGTAGTTTAGAAATTATAAATTGTGAAGGCGTCATGGAAAAAGGGCCTCCCACTTTTATGACCAGTTGtactgaaaaagaaatggacAAG GGACTACCAGCATCCAATTCTGAAACAACAGTAAGGGAGAGTGCTTTGCCAAGTAGTCCAAAGAAAATTCAGAGGGAGTGGAGCTGTGCTCTTTGTCTAATTAACGCTACAAGTGAAAATTGTTTGAAGATGCACTTCCAAGGTAAGAAACATGTCTTGAAATTAGAAGAGCTAAGAGTTAGACAAGGCCCCAATGGTGGATTCAAATCTCCCCTGAAGCTGAAGAGAACAAATGGAAGGGTTTTACTTGATAACTTAAACCAAATTGCTAGAGCCAACTTGGAAAAATGGAGCGGCATTCTAAGACCAATTAGATTGTGTAGATGGAAAAAGCCACAGGTTGGATGGACAAAATTAAATACTGATGGATCGGTAGACCCAGGAAATGCTGGTTTTGGGGGTCTACTTCGTAATTATAAGGGCGAACCAATATGTGCCTTTGTCTCTAAAGCTCTAGTGGATGATGTATTCTTGGTGGAATTATGGGCTATATGGAGAGGCCTTGTTCTTGCCTCGAGTCTTGGGATTAAAGTAATATGGGTTGAGTCTGATTCAATGAGTGTTGTGAAGAGCATTAATCGAGATCAACCTTACAGTATGAAGGCTAGTAGCTGTTTGAAGCATATATGGGAACTTCTAAAGAAATTTGACAAGCATTGTGTATCTCATTCATGGCGTGAAACTAATAGGGCTGCTGATCATCTTTCAAAAATGGTTCTTTCTGACAGTGACGTCGTTTTTTGGCCAGGTGATTTTCCTGATAGCCTTAATAAAATTATCAAGGAAGATGCT
- the LOC133745195 gene encoding HVA22-like protein a isoform X3, whose protein sequence is MGWLVFLKLSAKFFTVLSWPSFSLVYALYASIQAVQSDSHSRNQRCLAYWVLFALYKISESTLAKLFYWLPLSPYTKGVITVLLVLPYFHGASYLYGHFIRSYIAEYSFIWKWNFLSIPRVEGIFSREDSHLDVVDKSVIRVEPQESARPVLFQVCSLEIINCEGVMEKGPPTFMTSCTEKEMDKGLPASNSETTVRESALPSSPKKIQREWSCALCLINATSENCLKMHFQGDFPDSLNKIIKEDADGRIYRRG, encoded by the exons ATGGGTTGGCTAGTTTTTCTTAAGCTCTCAGCAAAGTTTTTCACTGTTCTTTCCTG GCCTTCGTTTAGTTTGGTTTATGCCCT GTATGCTTCCATTCAGGCAGTTCAGAGTGACTCTCACTCCAGAAATCAGCGATGTCTTGCTTACTGGGTTTTGTTTGCTTTATACAAAATCTCAGAGTCAACGCTTGCAAAGCTTTTCTATTG GCTTCCACTATCGCCTTATACAAAGGGTGTCATTACGGTCCTTCTGGTGTTACCCTACTTCCATGGTGCTTCTTATCTGTATGGGCATTTTATTAGGTCCTATATTGCTGAGTATTCATTTATCTGGAAATGGAACTTCTTGTCCATACCAAGGGTAGAAGGTATCTTTTCGAGGGAGGACAGCCATCTTGATGTGGTTGATAAAAGTGTTATCAGGGTTGAACCACAAGAATCAGCGAGACCTGTCCTATTTCAG GTGTGTAGTTTAGAAATTATAAATTGTGAAGGCGTCATGGAAAAAGGGCCTCCCACTTTTATGACCAGTTGtactgaaaaagaaatggacAAG GGACTACCAGCATCCAATTCTGAAACAACAGTAAGGGAGAGTGCTTTGCCAAGTAGTCCAAAGAAAATTCAGAGGGAGTGGAGCTGTGCTCTTTGTCTAATTAACGCTACAAGTGAAAATTGTTTGAAGATGCACTTCCAAG GTGATTTTCCTGATAGCCTTAATAAAATTATCAAGGAAGATGCT
- the LOC133745195 gene encoding uncharacterized protein LOC133745195 isoform X2: protein MGWLVFLKLSAKFFTVLSWPSFSLVYALYASIQAVQSDSHSRNQRCLAYWVLFALYKISESTLAKLFYWLPLSPYTKGVITVLLVLPYFHGASYLYGHFIRSYIAEYSFIWKWNFLSIPRVEGIFSREDSHLDVVDKSVIRVEPQESARPVLFQGLPASNSETTVRESALPSSPKKIQREWSCALCLINATSENCLKMHFQGKKHVLKLEELRVRQGPNGGFKSPLKLKRTNGRVLLDNLNQIARANLEKWSGILRPIRLCRWKKPQVGWTKLNTDGSVDPGNAGFGGLLRNYKGEPICAFVSKALVDDVFLVELWAIWRGLVLASSLGIKVIWVESDSMSVVKSINRDQPYSMKASSCLKHIWELLKKFDKHCVSHSWRETNRAADHLSKMVLSDSDVVFWPGDFPDSLNKIIKEDADGRIYRRG, encoded by the exons ATGGGTTGGCTAGTTTTTCTTAAGCTCTCAGCAAAGTTTTTCACTGTTCTTTCCTG GCCTTCGTTTAGTTTGGTTTATGCCCT GTATGCTTCCATTCAGGCAGTTCAGAGTGACTCTCACTCCAGAAATCAGCGATGTCTTGCTTACTGGGTTTTGTTTGCTTTATACAAAATCTCAGAGTCAACGCTTGCAAAGCTTTTCTATTG GCTTCCACTATCGCCTTATACAAAGGGTGTCATTACGGTCCTTCTGGTGTTACCCTACTTCCATGGTGCTTCTTATCTGTATGGGCATTTTATTAGGTCCTATATTGCTGAGTATTCATTTATCTGGAAATGGAACTTCTTGTCCATACCAAGGGTAGAAGGTATCTTTTCGAGGGAGGACAGCCATCTTGATGTGGTTGATAAAAGTGTTATCAGGGTTGAACCACAAGAATCAGCGAGACCTGTCCTATTTCAG GGACTACCAGCATCCAATTCTGAAACAACAGTAAGGGAGAGTGCTTTGCCAAGTAGTCCAAAGAAAATTCAGAGGGAGTGGAGCTGTGCTCTTTGTCTAATTAACGCTACAAGTGAAAATTGTTTGAAGATGCACTTCCAAGGTAAGAAACATGTCTTGAAATTAGAAGAGCTAAGAGTTAGACAAGGCCCCAATGGTGGATTCAAATCTCCCCTGAAGCTGAAGAGAACAAATGGAAGGGTTTTACTTGATAACTTAAACCAAATTGCTAGAGCCAACTTGGAAAAATGGAGCGGCATTCTAAGACCAATTAGATTGTGTAGATGGAAAAAGCCACAGGTTGGATGGACAAAATTAAATACTGATGGATCGGTAGACCCAGGAAATGCTGGTTTTGGGGGTCTACTTCGTAATTATAAGGGCGAACCAATATGTGCCTTTGTCTCTAAAGCTCTAGTGGATGATGTATTCTTGGTGGAATTATGGGCTATATGGAGAGGCCTTGTTCTTGCCTCGAGTCTTGGGATTAAAGTAATATGGGTTGAGTCTGATTCAATGAGTGTTGTGAAGAGCATTAATCGAGATCAACCTTACAGTATGAAGGCTAGTAGCTGTTTGAAGCATATATGGGAACTTCTAAAGAAATTTGACAAGCATTGTGTATCTCATTCATGGCGTGAAACTAATAGGGCTGCTGATCATCTTTCAAAAATGGTTCTTTCTGACAGTGACGTCGTTTTTTGGCCAGGTGATTTTCCTGATAGCCTTAATAAAATTATCAAGGAAGATGCT